A stretch of Schistocerca cancellata isolate TAMUIC-IGC-003103 chromosome 3, iqSchCanc2.1, whole genome shotgun sequence DNA encodes these proteins:
- the LOC126176215 gene encoding trypsin-1-like, translated as MEVDEVKPLYVRLLSCMKVSDKFAEAQITDKAGDTEQHDGQCWEQPSTAMLKAALALCLLLAVCCAAPSTASRRLLTLEVDDRILGGEVANISDYPWMVSVEYLEAHRCGGTIVSSKWVMTVASCIWGTTPNNFALRVGTSTRGSGGSAYLATQLFWHDDYVPATSDKDIGFFQTTDSISFDDNVQVL; from the coding sequence ATGGAGGTAGATGAAGTGAAACCACTCTATGTGCGCTTATTGTCTTGCATGAAAGTGTCTGATAAGTTTGCAGAGGCGCAGATAACCGATAAGGCGGGCGACACTGAACAACACGATGGCCAGTGCTGGGAACAGCCAAGCACAGCCATGTTGAAGGCAGCCTTAGCCCTATGTCTGCTACTTGCAGTCTGCTGTGCTGCGCCTTCCACGGCGTCGCGGAGGCTTCTTACACTTGAGGTTGATGATCGGATTTTAGGAGGTGAGGTCGCGAACATCTCCGATTACCCGTGGATGGTCTCAGTAGAGTACTTGGAGGCGCACCGCTGTGGCGGCACCATCGTCAGCTCCAAATGGGTGATGACTGTTGCTTCGTGCATCTGGGGCACCACCCCCAACAACTTTGCCCTGCGGGTCGGCACTTCAACGCGCGGGAGCGGTGGCAGCGCGTACCTAGCCACCCAGCTGTTCTGGCACGACGATTACGTTCCTGCCACATCAGACAAGGACATTGGTTTCTTCCAGACCACTGATTCCATTTCCTTTGATGACAACGTCCAGGTATTGTGA